In Methanobacterium sp., the following are encoded in one genomic region:
- a CDS encoding AAA family ATPase — MKFSNTVSDPYIIEKKTPQTTGGPKKEAKVVVLQSIGYPFLCNLVENPKIEIFDKELFELYAQEQWEGYTVYEGSFLFDQKLLPDYAFKIIKAHPNSSQITANTSILLMESEEDKEFKKIESNIKMEDVVGQERAKTKCKIIMKYLQDPEKFKEWAPRNVLFYGQPGTGKTMLAKSLSNELQVPLFLVKATRLIGEHVGDGARQIHELFEIATQSAPSVIFIDEMDAVGLDRKYQSLRGDVSEVVNALLTEMDGIDQNYGVVTIGATNNPHLLDFAIRSRFEEEIEFVIPNKEQRISMLTNYIKTMPFEVNVNVEKLANVSKGMSGRDIKERLLKTALHKAISEDMNTVTWDHMEYALKMHKKEKNEPKHMFA, encoded by the coding sequence GTGAAATTTAGCAATACAGTATCCGATCCCTATATAATAGAAAAAAAGACACCTCAAACTACTGGTGGGCCTAAAAAAGAAGCAAAAGTAGTTGTTTTACAATCAATTGGTTATCCTTTCCTTTGTAATTTAGTTGAAAATCCAAAAATAGAGATATTTGATAAAGAGCTTTTTGAACTTTATGCTCAAGAACAGTGGGAAGGCTACACAGTTTATGAAGGTTCTTTTTTATTTGATCAAAAATTACTACCAGATTATGCATTTAAAATAATAAAAGCACATCCAAACAGCTCCCAGATAACTGCAAATACTTCAATACTCCTAATGGAGAGTGAAGAAGATAAGGAGTTTAAGAAAATTGAAAGCAATATTAAAATGGAAGATGTTGTAGGTCAAGAGCGTGCCAAGACTAAATGTAAGATAATAATGAAATATCTGCAAGACCCTGAAAAATTTAAAGAATGGGCCCCCCGTAATGTTCTTTTCTATGGACAGCCGGGGACAGGGAAAACAATGCTTGCAAAATCACTTTCCAATGAACTTCAAGTTCCATTATTCCTTGTAAAAGCAACAAGGCTTATAGGTGAACATGTTGGTGATGGTGCAAGGCAAATACATGAACTTTTTGAAATTGCGACACAATCAGCTCCTTCAGTAATATTTATTGATGAAATGGATGCTGTTGGGCTTGACAGGAAATACCAATCACTCAGGGGAGACGTTTCAGAAGTTGTAAACGCCCTTCTTACTGAAATGGATGGAATAGACCAGAATTATGGTGTTGTGACCATAGGTGCTACTAATAATCCACATTTACTTGATTTTGCAATAAGAAGCCGTTTTGAAGAAGAGATAGAATTTGTAATTCCTAATAAAGAACAAAGAATAAGCATGCTTACCAATTACATTAAAACAATGCCCTTTGAAGTTAATGTAAATGTTGAAAAGCTGGCAAACGTCAGTAAAGGAATGTCTGGCAGAGATATTAAGGAACGTTTATTAAAAACAGCCCTTCATAAAGCAATTTCTGAAGATATGAATACAGTTACATGGGATCACATGGAATATGCCTTAAAAATGCATAAAAAAGAGAAAAATGAACCTAAACATATGTTCGCATGA
- a CDS encoding DUF4013 domain-containing protein — protein sequence MKISEMLYDAAKYPFFGIKQLLLLGLMILISAFLLGQYNDLYFYVYDVFGATALLVMMMLFFLIVIIFTVFEAGYSFKIIEKSVLQIENPPKLNHFISMFKHGINEIIIGIIYFSVPFIILLVILDNIFNEINLGFPPLSIEISILILIVVIMLGFLADMIFTVSIPYMASKGGSFKHAFNIPQIFKKIKKIGFKKLFISYIIIIFGLVAIGGPILKEIIGSTNIFGFFFAEELLAPYLIMFSARFTALIYMESL from the coding sequence ATGAAAATAAGTGAAATGCTATATGATGCAGCAAAATATCCTTTCTTCGGAATAAAACAGCTGCTTTTACTTGGTTTAATGATTTTAATAAGCGCTTTTCTTTTAGGTCAATATAATGATCTTTATTTTTATGTATACGATGTTTTTGGGGCTACAGCACTATTAGTGATGATGATGCTGTTTTTTTTAATAGTAATCATTTTTACAGTTTTTGAAGCAGGTTATTCCTTCAAAATAATTGAAAAAAGTGTTTTACAAATTGAAAATCCTCCTAAATTGAATCATTTTATTTCTATGTTTAAACACGGTATTAACGAGATAATTATTGGAATTATCTACTTTTCAGTGCCTTTTATCATTTTATTAGTCATTTTAGATAATATTTTTAATGAAATAAATTTAGGATTTCCTCCATTAAGCATTGAAATTTCCATTTTAATTTTAATTGTTGTAATCATGTTAGGATTTCTTGCAGATATGATTTTTACAGTTTCTATACCCTACATGGCCTCTAAAGGCGGTTCATTTAAACATGCATTCAATATTCCTCAAATATTTAAGAAAATAAAAAAAATAGGCTTTAAAAAACTTTTTATCAGTTATATAATTATTATTTTTGGTTTAGTGGCAATTGGAGGACCAATACTAAAAGAAATAATAGGATCCACCAATATATTCGGTTTTTTCTTTGCAGAAGAACTACTTGCCCCCTATCTTATTATGTTTTCAGCCAGATTTACTGCATTAATTTATATGGAATCTCTTTAG
- the thiI gene encoding tRNA 4-thiouridine(8) synthase ThiI, whose amino-acid sequence MDYELIIVRYGEIGVKSPKVRRRFENKLISNIKSKLKCEIKINQGRIFLYPENFDDAIESLNKIMGVVSFSPAVSTETDFESIEETLSKYTDNLLSEGLFSSEKSFAVRCRRVGTHEFSSQKMAGFCGSVIVKKTGAPVNLSKPNFEFFIEVREDKTYIFHEKIQGLGGLPVGTQGKVIALVSGGIDSPVAAFLMMKRGCELIILNFNNYPYTGGSNEKVLKIVEKLNEYSPSKLKFYEGNYGEFLKNCIENANPRLTCVLCKSGMYKIAEKLAKEEDALAIVDGSSLGQVASQTLPNLLATRYITQMPVLSPLIGLDKVEIENMGKKIGTFDISILPAPGCTAVPKYPETNADLEKVLEVLEKINFDSETEKVFSSFKTK is encoded by the coding sequence ATGGATTATGAACTTATAATCGTTAGATATGGAGAAATTGGAGTAAAAAGCCCTAAAGTAAGGCGTAGATTTGAAAATAAGCTTATATCAAATATAAAAAGCAAGTTGAAATGTGAAATTAAGATAAATCAAGGCAGAATATTTTTATATCCAGAAAACTTTGATGATGCAATTGAATCTTTAAATAAGATAATGGGCGTAGTCTCATTTTCTCCTGCAGTATCCACCGAAACCGATTTTGAGAGCATAGAAGAAACATTAAGCAAATATACGGATAATTTACTTTCTGAAGGTTTATTTTCATCTGAAAAATCTTTTGCAGTAAGGTGCAGACGAGTAGGAACACATGAATTCAGTAGCCAAAAAATGGCAGGGTTTTGCGGCTCAGTAATTGTTAAAAAAACGGGAGCACCTGTAAATTTAAGTAAACCTAATTTTGAATTCTTTATAGAAGTAAGAGAAGATAAAACCTATATTTTCCATGAAAAAATTCAAGGGTTAGGAGGCCTTCCAGTTGGAACTCAAGGAAAGGTTATTGCACTTGTATCTGGAGGTATTGATTCGCCTGTTGCAGCATTTTTAATGATGAAAAGAGGCTGTGAACTTATAATACTCAATTTTAATAACTATCCTTACACTGGAGGCTCAAATGAGAAAGTTCTTAAAATTGTTGAAAAACTAAACGAATATTCACCTTCAAAGCTTAAGTTTTATGAAGGAAATTATGGAGAATTCCTCAAAAATTGTATTGAAAATGCAAATCCGCGGTTAACTTGTGTTTTATGTAAAAGTGGGATGTATAAAATCGCTGAAAAGCTTGCAAAAGAAGAAGATGCCCTTGCAATAGTTGATGGAAGCAGTTTAGGACAGGTTGCATCTCAAACACTCCCTAATTTGCTTGCAACAAGATACATAACACAAATGCCTGTTTTAAGCCCATTAATAGGTCTTGACAAGGTGGAAATAGAAAATATGGGAAAAAAGATAGGGACTTTTGATATCTCTATTTTGCCTGCACCAGGATGCACAGCGGTTCCAAAATATCCAGAAACTAATGCTGACCTTGAAAAGGTTTTAGAAGTGCTGGAAAAAATTAATTTTGATTCGGAAACTGAAAAAGTGTTTTCTTCTTTT